A part of Terriglobus roseus genomic DNA contains:
- a CDS encoding SDR family oxidoreductase, whose product MSKVVLITGANKGIGFEVARQLGHAGFTVLLGARDAKRGEEAAAKLRSEGLDVRYVVADLDRAAETASALAGQIQKEFGHLDVLINNAGIFDLTGGDSPASTVTSEALKRTFEINFFGTVEFTQPLLPLLRGAESARIINVSSGLGSLGLNSDANSPFYPVKPLGYNASKAALNMFTVDLAWELRDTKIKVNSICPGYTATDLNGNSGTQTIEEGAEAIVRFAQQPDDSSTGGFFHKDGSYPW is encoded by the coding sequence ATGTCGAAGGTTGTTCTAATCACAGGCGCGAACAAAGGCATTGGGTTTGAAGTGGCTCGGCAGTTGGGCCACGCTGGGTTTACCGTTCTGCTGGGCGCTCGCGATGCCAAGCGTGGCGAAGAAGCTGCGGCGAAGCTTCGTAGCGAGGGTTTAGATGTTCGCTATGTTGTCGCCGATCTGGATCGTGCGGCTGAGACAGCGTCAGCGCTGGCCGGTCAGATACAGAAAGAATTTGGCCATCTGGATGTGCTCATCAACAATGCTGGCATCTTCGATTTGACGGGCGGTGATAGTCCAGCAAGCACGGTCACCAGCGAAGCGCTGAAGCGCACCTTCGAAATTAATTTCTTCGGCACTGTGGAGTTCACGCAGCCGCTGTTGCCGCTACTGCGCGGCGCGGAAAGTGCACGCATCATCAATGTCTCCAGCGGCCTGGGCTCTCTTGGACTTAACAGCGATGCAAACTCGCCGTTCTATCCCGTGAAGCCACTTGGATACAACGCATCAAAAGCAGCGCTGAATATGTTCACTGTTGACCTTGCATGGGAGCTGCGCGATACGAAGATCAAGGTGAACTCTATCTGCCCCGGCTACACCGCTACGGACCTGAACGGTAACAGCGGTACGCAGACCATCGAAGAAGGCGCAGAGGCAATTGTGCGATTTGCTCAACAGCCTGACGACAGCTCCACGGGCGGTTTCTTTCACAAGGACGGTTCATATCCCTGGTAG
- a CDS encoding Glu/Leu/Phe/Val family dehydrogenase — protein sequence MAVTADLEQAAAEAALEKEMNPWEAQAARFEFAAKKLDLDAGIWKVLSQPNREIIVHFPVMMDDGRIEVFTGYRVQHSMARGPAKGGIRYAPDVSLDEVRALASWMTWKCAVVNIPFGGAKGGVICDPKKMSQGELERLTRRYTAEMIDVFGPEKDVPAPDVNTNEQTMAWIMDTYSMHMRQTVTSVVTGKPINIGGSRGRSAATGRGVSVACDQALQYLNMKPADCRVVVQGFGNVGSNAALLLREKGYKVIGIAEWDGGLYNADGINIPALVEHRKKNGSIRNFSGASEANSEELLTAECEILIPAAHENVITSRNAGAVKAKILVEGANGPTTPAADDILEKNGVFVVPDILANAGGVTASYFEWVQDRMGYFWTEDEVNDRLDRLMTQSFSDVIRYAEAHGVNNRIAAYMLAIDRVAYTTKQRGIYA from the coding sequence ATGGCAGTAACGGCTGATCTGGAACAGGCTGCAGCAGAAGCAGCTTTGGAAAAGGAAATGAACCCGTGGGAGGCTCAGGCCGCCCGCTTTGAATTTGCGGCAAAGAAACTGGATCTGGACGCAGGGATCTGGAAAGTGTTGAGCCAGCCGAATCGCGAGATCATTGTGCACTTCCCGGTAATGATGGACGATGGCCGTATTGAGGTTTTCACTGGCTATCGTGTGCAGCATTCGATGGCGCGAGGACCTGCAAAGGGCGGTATTCGGTACGCGCCGGATGTGTCGTTGGACGAGGTACGCGCGCTGGCAAGCTGGATGACGTGGAAGTGCGCCGTGGTGAATATCCCGTTCGGTGGCGCAAAGGGCGGCGTCATTTGTGATCCGAAGAAAATGAGCCAGGGGGAACTGGAGCGGCTGACGCGTCGTTATACCGCCGAGATGATCGACGTGTTTGGCCCGGAGAAGGACGTTCCTGCACCGGACGTAAATACGAACGAACAGACGATGGCGTGGATCATGGATACCTACTCCATGCATATGCGGCAGACCGTTACCAGTGTGGTGACGGGCAAGCCTATCAATATTGGCGGCTCGCGTGGGCGTTCAGCGGCAACAGGGCGCGGTGTCTCCGTGGCCTGCGATCAGGCTCTGCAGTACCTGAATATGAAGCCTGCGGATTGCCGCGTAGTCGTTCAGGGATTTGGTAATGTGGGATCGAATGCTGCTCTGTTGTTGCGCGAAAAAGGCTACAAGGTGATCGGCATCGCGGAGTGGGATGGTGGTCTATATAACGCGGACGGCATCAACATTCCTGCATTGGTCGAGCATCGCAAGAAGAACGGTTCGATTCGCAATTTCAGTGGCGCATCCGAGGCGAATAGCGAAGAACTGTTGACCGCTGAGTGCGAGATTCTGATTCCCGCAGCGCATGAGAATGTGATCACCAGCCGCAATGCCGGTGCAGTGAAAGCAAAGATTCTTGTGGAAGGCGCGAACGGTCCCACGACGCCTGCAGCGGACGACATCCTGGAGAAGAATGGCGTGTTCGTCGTGCCGGACATTCTTGCGAATGCGGGTGGCGTCACTGCCAGCTACTTCGAATGGGTGCAGGATCGCATGGGCTACTTCTGGACGGAAGATGAAGTAAATGACCGGCTCGATCGCCTTATGACTCAAAGCTTTTCCGACGTGATTCGATACGCAGAGGCGCATGGCGTGAACAACCGCATTGCGGCGTACATGCTGGCGATTGATCGTGTGGCTTATACGACGAAACAGCGCGGTATCTACGCTTAA
- a CDS encoding alpha/beta fold hydrolase, giving the protein MTDLPNIPLTSHHRVEVDGVNVFYREAGPSNAPVVLLLHGFPTSSFQYRELIPRLADRYHVIAPDLPGFGFTEVPASRGYKYTFEALAKTIFAFTEALKLNRYAMYVFDYGAPTASDWR; this is encoded by the coding sequence ATGACTGACCTTCCAAATATTCCGCTCACCTCTCACCATCGCGTTGAAGTCGATGGCGTGAATGTGTTTTATCGCGAAGCAGGCCCCTCCAACGCTCCGGTTGTCCTCTTGCTTCATGGATTTCCCACGTCATCGTTTCAATATCGGGAACTGATTCCGCGCCTTGCCGACCGCTACCATGTGATCGCTCCAGACCTGCCGGGTTTCGGCTTTACTGAAGTCCCTGCGAGTCGCGGTTATAAGTACACCTTCGAGGCGTTGGCAAAGACGATCTTCGCGTTCACTGAGGCTCTGAAGCTAAACCGTTACGCGATGTACGTTTTTGATTACGGAGCGCCCACTGCTTCCGACTGGCGTTGA
- the pgsA gene encoding CDP-diacylglycerol--glycerol-3-phosphate 3-phosphatidyltransferase, with product MNLPNSITMSRIACLPLLIWLLSASSPITGHAQEVAASLLFILAAITDGLDGYLARKRGQITTIGMLLDPLADKMLVTAGYVCLVSFNPHVVKPWIAVLVIGREFLVSGLRSIAANEGFTIDASEVGKLKTVLQIVSVVAAILDRGWNAWWVGPGWRNDTGWFFVPVHIIAVTAIYWMTFVSILSAIDYFVAFWSKLDHASQVSRKKRSRLMSRKKTVAAVGPTAGNA from the coding sequence TTGAATCTGCCCAATTCCATTACGATGAGCCGGATAGCTTGCCTTCCGCTGCTTATCTGGCTGCTCTCCGCAAGCTCGCCGATCACGGGGCATGCGCAGGAAGTGGCTGCGTCGCTGCTGTTTATTCTGGCGGCCATCACGGATGGGTTGGACGGCTACCTTGCCCGTAAACGCGGACAGATCACTACTATCGGTATGTTGCTGGACCCGCTGGCGGACAAGATGCTGGTGACGGCCGGATATGTTTGCCTTGTCAGCTTCAATCCGCACGTTGTGAAACCCTGGATCGCGGTGCTGGTCATTGGTCGCGAGTTCCTGGTCAGCGGTCTCCGTTCGATTGCCGCAAACGAAGGGTTCACAATCGACGCCAGTGAAGTTGGCAAGCTGAAGACGGTGCTGCAAATAGTTTCGGTAGTCGCTGCAATTCTTGATCGCGGATGGAACGCCTGGTGGGTTGGTCCGGGATGGCGAAATGACACCGGATGGTTCTTTGTTCCGGTGCACATCATCGCGGTGACCGCTATCTACTGGATGACGTTTGTATCCATCCTGAGCGCGATCGATTACTTCGTTGCTTTCTGGAGCAAGTTGGATCACGCCAGCCAGGTATCGCGTAAGAAGCGCAGCCGCCTCATGAGCCGTAAGAAGACTGTGGCAGCAGTTGGGCCCACGGCAGGCAACGCTTAG
- a CDS encoding peptidylprolyl isomerase, with product MADRTPGTYAVFNTSEGTIVTRLFEKDAPETVANFIGLAEGTKKWESRSKKGDKLYDGTIFHRVIPEFMIQGGDPEGTGMGGPGYRFADETKGSPHGFQETGKLAMANAGPNTNGSQFFITVAPTTWLTGRHTIFGEVVEGYDIVEKVSKVARDGMDRPKKPVVLESVVIERV from the coding sequence ATGGCAGATCGCACACCAGGTACCTACGCCGTCTTCAACACCAGCGAAGGCACCATCGTCACGCGTCTCTTTGAGAAGGATGCACCGGAGACCGTTGCCAACTTCATCGGCCTGGCTGAGGGCACTAAGAAGTGGGAGAGCCGCAGCAAGAAGGGCGACAAGCTCTATGACGGCACCATCTTCCACCGCGTAATCCCTGAGTTCATGATCCAGGGCGGCGATCCGGAAGGCACCGGCATGGGCGGCCCCGGCTATCGCTTTGCAGACGAGACCAAGGGCTCGCCGCACGGCTTCCAGGAGACCGGCAAGCTGGCCATGGCGAACGCTGGCCCCAACACCAACGGCTCGCAGTTCTTCATTACCGTTGCTCCTACCACCTGGCTCACCGGACGCCACACCATCTTCGGTGAAGTCGTGGAAGGCTACGACATCGTGGAGAAGGTCAGCAAGGTCGCACGTGATGGCATGGACCGCCCCAAGAAGCCCGTCGTACTCGAATCGGTAGTTATCGAGCGCGTCTAG
- a CDS encoding c-type cytochrome domain-containing protein, producing the protein MQTQEEQLYTTNRPHPKVWIASTAAILLLLSLPSILPPDGQTHSGQFLGRFHVGLIHLPIGLLFLVPVFDLAAKKRPALQQAASITLNIAAVTGFLSALLGIVLAHAGAFSADQVRTHLWTGIVLAVAAIVLTMLRTFLPQRALLSIPLALLTLWTAHTGGKIVYGDDWLTEFAPHLAPSRSYPAVDPEGVYAKQVQPILNANCVKCHGSTERKGNLRLDSYAHLLDGGSSGDIVSAGHPERSILLHRITLPPNDPKLMPKKGEPLTTAEIETLRAWITAGASPSATPTTQP; encoded by the coding sequence ATGCAGACGCAGGAAGAACAGCTTTACACCACCAATAGACCTCACCCCAAGGTATGGATTGCCAGCACTGCGGCGATCCTCTTGCTGCTCTCTCTGCCGTCCATTCTGCCGCCGGACGGCCAGACTCACTCCGGCCAGTTCCTTGGTCGTTTCCATGTCGGCCTGATTCATCTGCCTATTGGTCTGCTGTTCCTGGTTCCTGTCTTTGACCTTGCCGCAAAGAAGCGCCCCGCGCTGCAGCAGGCAGCATCGATCACGCTCAACATCGCAGCCGTGACAGGCTTCCTCTCTGCACTGCTCGGAATCGTCCTGGCACACGCCGGGGCCTTCTCTGCGGATCAGGTACGCACGCATCTGTGGACCGGAATCGTGCTCGCCGTCGCAGCCATCGTCCTCACCATGCTGCGCACGTTCCTTCCTCAGCGAGCATTGCTGAGCATCCCTCTCGCTTTGCTTACCCTCTGGACCGCCCACACCGGCGGCAAAATCGTCTATGGCGACGACTGGCTCACAGAGTTCGCACCACACCTGGCGCCATCGCGCAGCTATCCTGCAGTCGATCCAGAAGGCGTCTATGCAAAACAGGTGCAGCCCATCCTGAACGCCAACTGCGTAAAGTGCCATGGCTCTACGGAGCGCAAAGGAAATCTTCGCCTGGATAGCTACGCGCACCTACTGGATGGTGGCTCCAGCGGCGACATCGTGAGCGCGGGTCATCCCGAACGCAGCATCCTGCTGCACCGCATCACTCTTCCTCCAAACGACCCGAAGCTGATGCCCAAGAAGGGCGAACCGCTCACCACGGCGGAAATCGAAACCCTCCGCGCATGGATTACTGCTGGAGCTTCACCATCCGCCACGCCAACCACACAGCCATGA
- a CDS encoding TIM barrel protein, whose protein sequence is MNDAQQKVFAALDHFRIELPSWGFANTGTRFGKFIQPGAATNIAEKFADAGMVNKLTGVAPTVALHVLWDLPKGEGSVNEIRQLEQQHGIRSGSINPNLFQDQVYKFGSLCNPDPSVRKQATDHMIESVQIAKALGSRDISLWLSDGANYPGTQSIQRRIGWLTEALAATHAELATDQRLLVEYKPFEPAFYFTDLADWGMAYTMAKQAGPQAVVLVDTGHHALGTNIEQIVAWLLHLGALGGFHFNDRKFADDDLTLGSIDPYQVFRIFHEIHAHTASGGRSDIAYMIDQSHNLKGKMEAMVQTVATAQELYARAALVDQAKLSELQDACALVEAEELFRNAFFTDVRPLVQAWRSSKGLPADPLVALKESGYVDTISRERAAKNASSGGSYA, encoded by the coding sequence ATGAACGACGCACAGCAAAAAGTCTTTGCCGCACTCGACCACTTCCGCATCGAGCTTCCCTCCTGGGGATTCGCCAACACCGGTACACGCTTCGGCAAATTCATCCAGCCCGGTGCCGCCACCAACATCGCGGAAAAGTTTGCAGATGCGGGCATGGTGAACAAGCTCACCGGCGTAGCACCCACCGTGGCGTTACACGTTCTTTGGGATCTGCCCAAGGGTGAAGGCTCCGTCAACGAGATTCGTCAGCTTGAACAACAGCATGGTATCCGCTCTGGCTCCATCAATCCAAACCTGTTTCAGGATCAGGTGTACAAGTTCGGCTCGCTCTGCAACCCGGATCCCTCCGTCCGCAAACAAGCCACCGATCACATGATTGAAAGCGTGCAGATTGCCAAAGCACTCGGCTCGCGCGACATCTCCCTGTGGCTCTCCGATGGCGCGAACTATCCCGGCACGCAAAGCATTCAACGCCGTATTGGTTGGCTGACCGAGGCTCTCGCTGCAACGCACGCAGAGCTCGCGACAGACCAGCGCCTTCTCGTCGAATACAAACCCTTCGAACCAGCCTTCTACTTCACTGACCTCGCGGATTGGGGCATGGCGTACACGATGGCCAAGCAGGCAGGCCCACAGGCCGTCGTGCTCGTCGATACCGGCCATCATGCTCTGGGCACCAACATTGAACAGATCGTGGCGTGGCTGCTGCATCTCGGCGCGCTCGGCGGCTTTCACTTCAACGATCGCAAGTTCGCCGACGATGACCTCACTCTCGGCTCCATCGACCCGTATCAGGTCTTCCGCATCTTCCACGAAATTCACGCACACACCGCCAGCGGCGGTCGCAGCGACATCGCCTACATGATCGACCAGAGTCACAACCTGAAGGGCAAGATGGAAGCGATGGTGCAGACCGTCGCCACCGCCCAGGAGCTCTATGCCCGTGCCGCACTCGTGGACCAAGCAAAGCTCTCAGAACTGCAGGACGCCTGTGCGTTGGTGGAAGCTGAGGAACTCTTCCGCAACGCATTCTTCACCGACGTTCGTCCGTTGGTGCAGGCGTGGCGCTCCTCCAAAGGCCTGCCAGCCGATCCGCTTGTCGCACTGAAGGAAAGTGGCTATGTGGACACCATCAGCCGCGAGCGAGCCGCAAAGAACGCCAGCAGCGGGGGCTCGTACGCCTGA
- a CDS encoding dipeptidase encodes MKQMRNFLEEAKALHDSGIVLDGHADTPQRFVDEDWNWVGSPLGMGQLSAETANEGHLHGGFLIAWPEPDAWTGKFAERTRTLIAGIHQQAAKQPEAITICITAEEVRNAKHNGQYAALIGIEGGHAIENSLDNLREFHSNGARYMTLTWANANDWCGSSGFGGDGGLTAFGRNVVREMNRLGMLVDVSHVSDAAFHDVLETSWAPIIASHSSSRHICQAARNLTDNMARRLAAKGGIVMVNFFAGFLSDAWREAWNAMKPERNAALDKAREQFRAQGKPFLFFDELAIEREFARRIPPVPLSVLVDHFDHLLRVIGPKHVGIGSDFDGISLSVEGMETAADLPKLTAALLERGWSADDLRGLLGENLLRVLKQAEDFAAA; translated from the coding sequence ATGAAACAGATGAGAAACTTCCTCGAAGAAGCGAAAGCGCTCCATGACAGCGGCATCGTGCTGGACGGCCATGCAGATACGCCTCAACGCTTCGTCGACGAGGACTGGAACTGGGTTGGTTCACCGCTTGGGATGGGTCAACTCTCTGCGGAGACAGCCAACGAAGGACATCTGCATGGAGGGTTTCTCATTGCATGGCCGGAGCCCGATGCCTGGACAGGAAAGTTCGCCGAACGCACCCGCACTCTCATCGCCGGTATTCATCAGCAAGCCGCGAAGCAGCCGGAAGCCATCACCATATGCATCACCGCAGAGGAAGTACGCAACGCCAAACATAACGGCCAATACGCTGCGCTGATTGGTATCGAGGGTGGCCACGCTATCGAAAACAGCCTCGACAACCTGCGTGAATTCCATTCCAACGGCGCGCGCTACATGACCCTCACCTGGGCCAACGCGAACGACTGGTGCGGCTCCAGCGGCTTTGGGGGCGACGGCGGCTTAACCGCCTTCGGTCGCAACGTGGTCCGCGAGATGAACCGCCTCGGCATGCTTGTGGACGTCTCCCACGTCAGCGATGCCGCCTTCCATGACGTTCTGGAAACATCATGGGCGCCGATCATCGCCTCACATTCGTCGTCACGCCACATCTGCCAGGCAGCCCGCAACCTTACCGACAACATGGCGCGGAGACTCGCGGCCAAAGGCGGCATAGTGATGGTGAACTTCTTCGCAGGCTTCCTTAGCGACGCATGGCGTGAAGCCTGGAATGCGATGAAGCCAGAGCGAAATGCCGCGCTCGACAAGGCCCGCGAGCAATTCCGCGCACAGGGGAAGCCGTTCCTTTTCTTTGATGAACTCGCAATCGAGCGCGAGTTCGCCCGCCGCATCCCACCGGTTCCCTTGTCAGTCCTGGTCGACCACTTCGACCATCTGTTGCGCGTCATCGGACCGAAACATGTCGGCATTGGTTCCGACTTCGACGGCATCTCCCTCTCGGTAGAAGGCATGGAAACTGCCGCCGATTTGCCGAAGCTTACTGCCGCACTTCTGGAACGGGGATGGTCCGCTGACGACCTTCGCGGGCTACTGGGCGAAAACCTTTTGCGTGTGCTGAAACAGGCCGAGGACTTTGCCGCCGCGTGA
- a CDS encoding peptidylprolyl isomerase has product MTGSTAQRILDYGMMFRLAPLSLFAILAAAPVAALAQAGSPVPPAQQQNPPAKPADDLPDSPGAAEGLGVPPAPNGPTAVIDTTMGRLTCQFFQTESPKTVENFIGLATGTKDFTDPSTGQKMHGVPFYDGTTFHRVIANFMIQGGDRAGTGAGDAGYYIGEERSPGLRFDREGRLAMANAGPNTGSTQFFITEAPVPELNGKHTIFGQCDPHSVLVVQSIARVEKNSQDKPVTPVTIKHVTIVPEGGTIPPDPMATQPATPAAQ; this is encoded by the coding sequence GTGACCGGTTCCACCGCGCAGCGTATTCTGGATTACGGCATGATGTTCCGACTTGCGCCCCTATCTCTCTTCGCGATTCTCGCCGCTGCTCCGGTAGCGGCACTGGCACAGGCAGGGTCCCCTGTACCGCCTGCCCAGCAGCAGAATCCTCCGGCAAAGCCTGCGGACGACCTGCCGGATTCACCCGGAGCCGCCGAAGGCCTCGGCGTTCCGCCTGCACCGAACGGCCCTACGGCCGTCATTGACACCACGATGGGTCGCCTGACCTGCCAGTTCTTCCAGACTGAGTCACCCAAGACTGTGGAGAACTTCATCGGTCTGGCCACTGGCACCAAGGACTTCACCGATCCCTCAACCGGCCAGAAGATGCACGGTGTGCCCTTCTACGACGGCACTACCTTCCACCGCGTCATTGCCAACTTCATGATCCAGGGCGGCGACCGCGCTGGAACGGGCGCTGGCGACGCTGGCTACTACATCGGCGAAGAGCGTTCCCCCGGTCTGCGTTTTGACCGGGAAGGTCGTCTTGCCATGGCCAATGCTGGCCCCAACACTGGCAGCACGCAGTTTTTCATCACTGAAGCGCCCGTTCCGGAACTGAACGGGAAACACACCATCTTCGGTCAGTGCGATCCGCATTCGGTGCTGGTCGTGCAGTCCATCGCCCGCGTGGAAAAGAACTCGCAGGATAAACCTGTAACGCCCGTGACAATCAAGCACGTCACAATTGTTCCGGAGGGTGGCACCATTCCGCCGGATCCAATGGCGACCCAGCCTGCCACACCTGCAGCGCAGTAG
- a CDS encoding L-rhamnose mutarotase — protein sequence MPRYAYQLRIREGCEDEYDRRHVAVWPELLKDLADAGVHEYSIFRRDQQLFLYLHVDSFDAFLARMATSEANKRWQAMMADIFEPVPDLAPGERYAMMPEVFYMPGHPEGTE from the coding sequence GTGCCACGGTACGCCTATCAGCTCCGCATCCGCGAAGGCTGCGAAGACGAATACGATCGCCGCCATGTGGCCGTCTGGCCGGAGTTGCTAAAAGACCTTGCAGACGCAGGCGTGCACGAATACTCCATCTTCCGCCGCGACCAGCAACTGTTCCTGTACCTTCACGTGGATAGCTTCGATGCCTTCCTCGCCCGCATGGCAACCAGCGAAGCGAACAAGCGTTGGCAGGCCATGATGGCCGACATCTTTGAACCCGTACCCGATCTTGCACCGGGCGAACGTTACGCCATGATGCCCGAAGTCTTCTACATGCCCGGCCACCCCGAAGGAACCGAATGA
- a CDS encoding TetR/AcrR family transcriptional regulator, with protein sequence MSDVSLIYTDRSVSFIDISTRESCQLELYRMFGYRRGRRAAMPQVRKIEDAELMQRLARIFKDVGYEAASLAVLANATGLKKASLYHRFPLGKEQMAEEVLAFTNQILDTHVFPVLSDVTRPEKKMSSFVRVIDEFYLNGNESCLLNLLCPPRGEESARAKAIAATFKRLIDALTHVAEETGAPKKLAKARAEHALVELHGALVLARATGDDKVFQRMLTRLPTIILTSDS encoded by the coding sequence ATGAGTGACGTCTCCTTGATTTATACCGATCGTTCGGTTTCATTCATAGATATCTCCACACGAGAGTCATGTCAATTGGAACTTTACCGAATGTTCGGTTATCGTAGAGGCAGGAGAGCGGCAATGCCCCAGGTTCGAAAAATAGAAGACGCGGAGTTGATGCAGCGATTGGCGCGCATCTTCAAAGACGTGGGCTATGAAGCTGCGTCTCTGGCGGTTCTGGCCAACGCCACCGGCCTAAAGAAGGCGAGCCTCTACCACCGCTTTCCCTTGGGCAAAGAGCAGATGGCGGAAGAAGTATTGGCCTTCACAAATCAAATTCTCGACACACACGTATTCCCGGTGCTTAGTGACGTAACGCGGCCGGAGAAAAAGATGAGTTCGTTTGTCCGGGTAATCGACGAGTTCTACCTGAACGGCAACGAATCCTGCCTGCTGAATCTTCTTTGCCCGCCGCGTGGCGAAGAGAGCGCTCGCGCCAAGGCCATCGCTGCCACGTTCAAGCGATTGATCGATGCATTGACGCACGTCGCAGAAGAAACAGGAGCCCCAAAGAAGCTGGCAAAAGCCCGAGCGGAGCATGCACTAGTCGAACTGCACGGGGCGCTCGTACTCGCTCGTGCAACCGGAGACGACAAGGTCTTCCAGCGCATGCTGACTCGCCTTCCCACGATCATCCTGACAAGCGATTCATAA
- a CDS encoding carboxymuconolactone decarboxylase family protein, producing MARIHVLTPETATQAQKEIFDATRAKFGKHPLLMSAMTNSTAMMSSYLTLFQNLTEGRFSKQLARKIGLAIGEENGCEYCISLLAAVAKQQKLTDEDIELARHGKSSDAKEQALLDFVLLVVRYKGDLTDAEVDAVKAAGWSDEDIAEVFGHLILNFLTNYFWKVARTDIDFPVLRLFDQSKIVRGSNGKPAPTV from the coding sequence ATGGCTCGCATTCATGTACTCACCCCGGAAACCGCCACCCAAGCCCAGAAGGAGATCTTCGACGCCACGCGCGCGAAGTTCGGAAAGCATCCTCTGCTCATGTCGGCAATGACCAATTCCACCGCCATGATGAGCAGCTACCTGACGCTATTTCAGAACCTGACCGAGGGCCGATTCAGCAAACAGCTGGCGCGAAAGATTGGCTTGGCGATTGGAGAAGAGAATGGCTGCGAATACTGCATCTCGCTTCTGGCAGCGGTGGCGAAGCAGCAGAAGCTAACCGATGAGGATATTGAGCTGGCACGGCATGGTAAGTCCAGCGATGCAAAGGAGCAGGCGTTGCTCGACTTTGTTCTGCTTGTTGTTCGCTACAAGGGCGACCTTACAGATGCAGAGGTGGACGCGGTGAAAGCTGCTGGCTGGAGTGATGAAGATATTGCGGAGGTCTTCGGTCACCTGATTCTGAACTTCCTGACCAACTACTTCTGGAAGGTCGCGCGAACGGATATCGACTTTCCCGTGCTGCGCTTGTTTGACCAGAGCAAGATTGTTCGAGGAAGCAACGGTAAGCCCGCTCCGACTGTGTAG
- a CDS encoding alpha/beta hydrolase: MAPERVTAIVSQNGNAYEEGLGDAWQPLQRYWREPTMENRNAIRAGLNFEGMRHEYSVGIPDPSLIKPESYTLDAALLARPGNVDIQLDLFLDYANNVKLYPKFQEYFRTAKPPLLAVWGKFDPYFIPAGAEAFKKDIPNAKVTLLPTGHFALETHLQEISASMREFLAEHVGQK; this comes from the coding sequence ATGGCTCCTGAGCGGGTGACGGCCATCGTCTCTCAGAACGGCAATGCTTACGAAGAAGGCCTGGGCGATGCGTGGCAGCCCCTTCAGCGCTACTGGCGCGAACCAACGATGGAGAATCGGAACGCAATCCGCGCCGGTTTGAATTTCGAAGGAATGCGTCATGAGTATTCCGTTGGAATACCGGACCCAAGCCTGATCAAGCCGGAAAGTTACACGTTGGATGCTGCGTTGCTGGCGCGTCCGGGGAACGTAGATATTCAACTCGATCTCTTCCTCGATTACGCCAACAACGTGAAACTGTACCCCAAGTTTCAGGAGTACTTTCGCACTGCGAAACCTCCGCTGCTCGCGGTGTGGGGAAAGTTCGACCCATACTTTATTCCTGCTGGAGCAGAAGCGTTCAAAAAAGATATTCCGAACGCTAAGGTGACGCTCCTTCCAACAGGACACTTTGCTCTTGAGACTCATTTGCAGGAGATCTCAGCGTCGATGCGTGAGTTTCTGGCGGAACACGTCGGTCAGAAATAG
- a CDS encoding VOC family protein, with product MTARFSAMLHIPGDVRDAIAFYGKAFGAETGWATPPADDMVAQLLVHGIEFWVHPADEAIGNPSPALLGGTAVRLMLIVDDPDAVFNQAVAAGAVVRSPMQDHDYGWRDGSLMDPFGHRWEIGKPL from the coding sequence ATGACCGCCCGTTTTTCAGCCATGCTGCATATTCCTGGGGATGTCCGAGACGCCATTGCTTTCTATGGGAAAGCATTCGGCGCTGAAACTGGCTGGGCCACGCCTCCTGCCGACGACATGGTGGCGCAGCTCCTCGTACACGGCATTGAGTTCTGGGTGCATCCCGCAGATGAAGCGATCGGCAATCCCTCGCCTGCGCTGCTCGGTGGGACTGCGGTACGGTTGATGCTTATCGTTGACGATCCAGACGCGGTATTCAATCAGGCTGTGGCTGCTGGCGCGGTTGTTCGCTCGCCCATGCAGGACCACGACTATGGATGGCGTGACGGTTCGTTGATGGATCCCTTCGGCCATCGGTGGGAGATTGGCAAGCCACTTTAG